From a region of the Dickeya poaceiphila genome:
- the citC gene encoding [citrate (pro-3S)-lyase] ligase, with amino-acid sequence MYADDDESVTFATLDVRLPSSELTEITDLLAVCQLGMDRDVEFFVAGRHNGRLVACAGLCATTIKCVAVAPDYRELNLGVKVVNEVVQFAAARGQFHLFLYTRPGNTAVFRGCGFYPLACYDDQAVLMENTPIGIRQYCQSLAAEARPGRDIGAIVMNANPFTLGHRYLAEQAAGACDWLHIFVVREDVSFFPFTERLEMVRQGVAHIPNLTVHAGSEYMISRATFPGYFLKEETLVTQAHAALDLIIFRQYIAPALGITRRFVGTEPFCPVTNRYNQDMHHWLEQATQVAAPALEVVEIERTRQHSGLAISASEVRRLLKQRQFDPIREIVPATTFVHLQRYGELACA; translated from the coding sequence ATGTACGCCGATGACGATGAGAGTGTTACGTTTGCCACGCTGGATGTTCGCCTTCCTTCCTCTGAACTGACTGAGATTACCGACCTGCTGGCGGTGTGCCAGCTGGGCATGGACAGGGATGTCGAATTTTTTGTGGCAGGCAGGCATAACGGCAGGCTGGTGGCCTGTGCCGGGCTGTGCGCCACTACCATCAAGTGTGTGGCGGTGGCGCCCGACTACCGCGAGCTGAACCTGGGGGTAAAGGTGGTGAACGAGGTGGTGCAGTTTGCCGCCGCCCGCGGCCAGTTCCATCTGTTTCTCTACACCCGTCCTGGCAACACCGCGGTGTTCCGCGGCTGCGGCTTCTACCCGCTGGCCTGCTATGACGACCAGGCGGTGCTGATGGAGAACACCCCCATCGGCATCCGGCAGTATTGCCAGTCGCTGGCAGCCGAGGCCAGACCGGGCCGGGACATCGGCGCCATCGTGATGAACGCCAACCCGTTTACGCTGGGGCACCGCTATCTGGCCGAGCAGGCCGCCGGCGCCTGTGACTGGCTGCATATCTTCGTGGTGCGGGAGGACGTCTCCTTTTTCCCGTTCACCGAGCGCCTGGAGATGGTGCGTCAGGGCGTGGCCCATATCCCGAACCTGACGGTGCACGCCGGGTCGGAGTACATGATCTCCAGGGCCACCTTTCCGGGCTATTTCCTGAAGGAAGAGACACTGGTGACCCAGGCCCATGCGGCGCTGGATCTGATCATCTTTCGCCAGTATATCGCCCCGGCGCTCGGCATCACCCGGCGCTTTGTCGGCACCGAGCCGTTCTGCCCGGTGACCAACCGGTACAACCAGGATATGCACCACTGGCTGGAGCAGGCCACGCAGGTGGCCGCCCCGGCGCTGGAGGTGGTGGAAATTGAGCGCACTCGTCAGCATTCCGGCCTGGCGATTTCCGCCTCCGAGGTGCGCCGGTTACTGAAGCAGCGCCAGTTCGACCCCATCCGCGAGATTGTCCCGGCAACCACGTTCGTGCATCT
- a CDS encoding fumarylacetoacetate hydrolase family protein, translating into MKLASYRYNGKNSYGIHTPAGLIDLGSRLGNRYPDLKALLAGDALHDAAAFQNETPDVAVADVTFLPVIVAPSKILCVGMNYADKRKEFNEQNPAPTLFVRFADSQTGHGTQVLKPHYSSEFDYEGELAVIIGKSGQNISRDEALSFVAGYSCYMDGSARDWQHSWFTAGKNWQKTGAFGPYLTTRDEIPDPHALAIRTYLNGHMVQDDNTASMIHKVADLIEYISTFTALSAGDVIITGSPGGVGKKRTPPLFMKPGDSIEVEIENVGHLRNTIGEAAQPVKASRAVPAAVEH; encoded by the coding sequence ATGAAACTTGCAAGTTACCGCTATAACGGTAAAAACAGCTACGGGATCCACACGCCTGCGGGTCTGATTGATTTGGGCAGCCGCCTCGGCAACCGTTACCCGGACCTGAAGGCGTTGCTGGCGGGCGATGCGCTCCATGACGCCGCCGCCTTCCAGAACGAAACCCCGGATGTGGCCGTGGCCGACGTGACCTTCCTGCCGGTGATTGTGGCGCCATCCAAAATCCTGTGCGTCGGCATGAACTATGCCGACAAACGCAAGGAATTCAATGAACAGAACCCGGCCCCGACGCTGTTTGTGCGCTTCGCCGACTCGCAGACCGGTCACGGCACCCAGGTGCTCAAGCCGCACTACTCCAGCGAGTTTGACTATGAAGGCGAACTGGCGGTCATCATCGGCAAAAGCGGTCAGAACATCAGCCGTGACGAGGCGCTGTCGTTTGTCGCCGGTTACAGCTGCTACATGGACGGCTCCGCCCGTGACTGGCAGCACAGCTGGTTTACCGCCGGCAAGAACTGGCAGAAGACCGGCGCATTCGGGCCGTACCTCACCACCCGTGACGAAATTCCGGACCCGCACGCCCTGGCCATCCGCACCTACCTGAACGGTCACATGGTGCAGGACGACAACACCGCCAGCATGATCCACAAGGTGGCGGACCTGATCGAATACATCAGCACCTTCACCGCGCTGAGCGCCGGTGACGTCATCATTACCGGGTCGCCGGGGGGCGTGGGCAAGAAACGCACGCCGCCGCTGTTTATGAAGCCGGGCGACAGCATTGAAGTGGAAATCGAAAACGTGGGCCACCTGCGCAACACCATTGGTGAAGCCGCCCAGCCGGTGAAAGCATCACGTGCGGTTCCTGCCGCCGTGGAACACTGA